In a genomic window of Flavobacterium lipolyticum:
- a CDS encoding PAAR domain-containing protein translates to MGAPAARITDMHVCPMVTGTVPHVGGPILPAGSPTVLIGGVPAACVGDMATCTGPPDTIAAGSATVLIGGKPAARMGDSTAHGGTIVAGLATVLIG, encoded by the coding sequence ATGGGAGCACCAGCCGCCAGAATTACAGATATGCACGTTTGCCCAATGGTTACCGGAACCGTTCCCCATGTGGGAGGACCAATTTTACCTGCCGGTTCGCCAACCGTATTAATTGGAGGAGTTCCAGCCGCATGTGTTGGAGATATGGCTACCTGCACAGGACCTCCTGATACCATCGCCGCAGGTTCGGCAACCGTTTTAATTGGAGGAAAACCCGCAGCACGTATGGGGGATTCCACCGCACATGGAGGCACAATAGTAGCCGGATTAGCAACCGTTTTAATTGGTTAA
- a CDS encoding CIS tube protein → MAGELEKLKIVAYSDPQFNNKIADGKFSTLMNPEKYTYHYKIETDDTQASGTSTVSPKFNKKLPENLELDFVFDRSGVISGYKSSSNGIIDDIEKFKKVILDYNGDEHKPNYLMISWGTLLFKGALTEMEIEFKLFNPDGTPIRAIAKAKFQGFVEDNLRAARENNKSPDLTHYRIVKEGDTLPLMTYHIYGDSKYYLEVAKVNNIINFRKLKTGQKLFFPPLQKQS, encoded by the coding sequence ATGGCTGGAGAATTAGAAAAACTGAAAATCGTTGCTTATAGTGACCCGCAGTTTAATAACAAAATTGCCGATGGTAAGTTTTCTACGCTTATGAATCCGGAGAAATATACCTATCACTATAAAATTGAGACTGATGACACTCAGGCCTCCGGAACGAGTACGGTATCTCCCAAGTTCAACAAAAAACTACCGGAGAATCTGGAACTTGATTTTGTTTTCGACCGATCGGGAGTGATTAGCGGCTACAAAAGTTCGAGTAATGGTATTATAGACGACATTGAGAAATTTAAAAAGGTCATTCTGGATTACAACGGTGACGAACACAAACCCAACTATCTCATGATTTCATGGGGAACCTTGCTTTTTAAAGGGGCTCTAACCGAAATGGAAATAGAATTCAAACTCTTTAATCCGGACGGAACTCCGATCAGAGCTATCGCAAAAGCGAAATTTCAGGGTTTTGTGGAAGACAACCTCAGAGCAGCCAGAGAAAATAATAAATCGCCGGATTTAACGCATTACAGAATTGTAAAAGAAGGCGATACTTTACCCTTGATGACCTATCATATCTACGGTGATTCTAAGTATTATCTCGAAGTTGCAAAAGTCAATAACATTATCAATTTCAGAAAATTAAAAACCGGGCAAAAACTATTTTTCCCACCCTTACAAAAACAATCCTGA
- a CDS encoding DUF5908 family protein, with product MPIEIKELHIKINVSEGSKPAASPNSPKSKGEEPVAECVDQVMKIIERKKER from the coding sequence ATGCCAATAGAAATAAAAGAGCTTCACATTAAAATAAATGTGAGTGAAGGATCAAAACCGGCTGCTTCTCCAAATTCTCCGAAAAGTAAAGGAGAAGAGCCCGTTGCAGAATGCGTAGATCAGGTAATGAAAATTATCGAACGTAAAAAAGAACGTTAA
- a CDS encoding GPW/gp25 family protein gives METDQAFLGTGWSFPPEFKKTTRATVMISDEEDIKSSLEILLSTKIGERIMVPKYGCNVDELLFEPLTTTLKTYVSELIRTAILYHEPRIDVEKIDISQGDDLNGELLVALDYRIRATNSRTNMVYPFYKQEGTNI, from the coding sequence ATGGAAACAGATCAAGCTTTTTTAGGAACCGGATGGAGTTTTCCTCCCGAATTTAAGAAAACAACCAGAGCTACTGTAATGATTTCTGATGAAGAAGACATTAAAAGCAGTCTGGAGATTCTATTGTCAACCAAAATAGGAGAACGTATTATGGTCCCTAAATACGGCTGTAATGTAGACGAGCTTCTTTTTGAACCGTTAACCACAACCTTAAAAACGTATGTGTCTGAACTCATCAGAACCGCCATTTTGTACCATGAACCGCGAATTGATGTGGAGAAAATCGACATCAGTCAGGGAGACGATTTAAATGGCGAATTGTTAGTGGCTTTAGATTACAGAATCAGAGCAACCAATTCCAGAACTAATATGGTATATCCTTTCTACAAACAAGAAGGAACTAATATTTAA
- a CDS encoding phage tail protein produces MANYYPPVGFHFLVEFQGLGTKEKDHQFQSVSGLSVDIETEEIAEGGENRFKHKLPVKTKYPNLTLKRGILIDSHVIDWCRKAIENFSFEPVNLTVKLLNQEHQPLVSWNVVHAYPVKWSVEDFNAEESKLVVENIELTYNYFTLMKS; encoded by the coding sequence ATGGCTAATTATTATCCACCTGTCGGTTTTCACTTTTTAGTAGAATTTCAAGGTCTTGGTACGAAAGAAAAAGACCATCAGTTCCAATCGGTTTCCGGCTTGTCTGTTGATATCGAGACAGAAGAAATTGCCGAGGGTGGAGAAAACAGATTCAAACACAAACTCCCGGTAAAGACAAAATATCCAAACCTGACTTTAAAGAGAGGAATATTGATTGATTCTCATGTCATTGACTGGTGCAGAAAAGCTATTGAAAATTTTTCTTTTGAACCCGTAAACCTGACAGTCAAACTACTCAACCAGGAGCATCAGCCTTTGGTTTCCTGGAATGTGGTTCACGCCTACCCTGTAAAATGGTCGGTGGAAGACTTTAATGCCGAAGAAAGCAAGCTCGTCGTCGAAAACATTGAGCTTACTTATAATTATTTCACCTTAATGAAAAGTTAG
- the vgrG gene encoding type VI secretion system tip protein VgrG, protein MNNSGVIQTSQSADLVTYKILIEGEELSKTYQVKSIVVQNEVNRIPMAQIVLTDGEASERDFKLSNEDLLIPGKKLEINAGYHNDEEAIYKGVIIKHSIKIKSGASLLIIECKDEAVKLTIGRKSKYFYDVKDSDAFEEIIGTYGLEKDVEATNFSHKELVQYNTSDWDFIVSRAQANGKLCFVENGKITISKPDLSSAAVETITFGATLLDFDAEIDARNQFAKVSSYSWDYTNQELVEIEANDPGVSLNGNLSASDLSETIELENLELRHGGTITETELQDWADAKLLFQQLSKVRGRVKFQGIPAVKPNTIITLEGVGDRFNGSAYITGVFHELTEGNWTIDAQFGLNPEWFSETYDIHTPTGSGIMPAIRGLHAGIVTQLEGDPNGEDRILVKIPIINNEEQGIWCRVASPDAGENRGIFFRPEIEDEVIIGFVNEDPNNAIVLGMLHSSGKPAPITASDDNHQKGIVTRSEMKVMFDDEKKSIGIETPAGKKITLDEDKGVIVIEDENSNVITIDSNGIKMESAGNIEIVASGDVKIEGTNVSLKAKAQFKAEGSAGAEMSSSAVAIVKGSIVQIN, encoded by the coding sequence ATGAACAACAGCGGAGTGATACAAACCAGTCAGAGTGCCGATTTAGTAACGTACAAAATTTTAATTGAAGGGGAAGAATTGTCTAAAACCTATCAGGTAAAAAGTATTGTAGTGCAAAATGAGGTGAACCGGATTCCTATGGCTCAAATTGTTCTCACAGACGGAGAAGCTTCTGAAAGAGATTTTAAACTGAGTAATGAGGATTTATTGATTCCGGGGAAAAAACTTGAAATCAATGCCGGTTATCACAATGATGAGGAGGCCATTTACAAAGGAGTCATCATCAAACATTCTATCAAAATAAAAAGCGGTGCTTCTTTGCTCATTATTGAATGTAAAGACGAAGCTGTAAAACTAACGATCGGCAGAAAGAGCAAGTATTTTTATGATGTAAAAGACAGTGATGCTTTTGAGGAAATTATTGGTACATACGGACTGGAAAAAGACGTTGAAGCTACTAATTTTAGTCATAAAGAACTGGTTCAGTACAATACTTCCGACTGGGATTTTATCGTTTCAAGAGCACAGGCTAACGGAAAACTTTGTTTTGTAGAGAACGGAAAAATCACCATCAGCAAACCCGATCTGAGTTCAGCAGCTGTTGAAACCATTACTTTCGGAGCAACTTTGCTTGATTTTGATGCCGAAATTGATGCCCGAAATCAATTTGCCAAAGTGTCTTCGTACAGTTGGGATTACACCAATCAGGAATTAGTGGAAATCGAAGCCAATGATCCTGGTGTTAGTCTCAATGGAAATTTATCGGCTTCTGATTTGTCTGAAACTATCGAACTGGAAAATCTGGAACTGCGTCACGGAGGTACCATTACTGAAACAGAATTACAGGATTGGGCCGACGCCAAATTACTGTTTCAGCAATTATCCAAAGTTCGTGGAAGAGTCAAATTTCAAGGAATCCCTGCCGTAAAGCCCAACACCATCATTACACTGGAAGGCGTTGGTGACCGATTCAACGGAAGCGCTTACATCACGGGAGTTTTTCACGAACTAACAGAGGGAAATTGGACCATCGATGCCCAATTCGGATTAAATCCGGAGTGGTTCTCTGAAACCTATGACATTCACACGCCAACAGGTTCCGGAATCATGCCGGCCATAAGAGGACTTCACGCCGGAATCGTCACACAACTGGAAGGCGACCCTAATGGTGAAGACCGCATTCTGGTCAAAATTCCCATCATCAACAATGAAGAACAGGGTATTTGGTGCCGCGTAGCTTCGCCCGATGCAGGAGAAAACAGAGGCATTTTTTTCAGACCCGAAATAGAAGATGAAGTAATTATTGGTTTTGTCAACGAAGATCCAAACAATGCCATTGTTTTGGGCATGCTTCACAGTAGTGGAAAGCCTGCTCCTATAACAGCTTCAGACGATAATCACCAAAAAGGGATCGTAACCCGAAGTGAAATGAAGGTCATGTTTGACGACGAGAAAAAATCGATAGGAATTGAAACTCCGGCGGGTAAAAAAATAACACTCGACGAAGATAAAGGTGTTATCGTTATTGAAGATGAAAATTCGAATGTCATTACCATAGACAGTAATGGTATAAAAATGGAAAGCGCCGGAAACATTGAGATAGTCGCATCAGGTGACGTTAAAATTGAAGGAACCAACGTATCCTTAAAAGCCAAAGCGCAGTTTAAAGCCGAAGGAAGTGCGGGAGCTGAAATGTCCTCAAGCGCAGTGGCTATTGTAAAAGGAAGTATCGTACAAATAAATTAA
- a CDS encoding PKD domain-containing protein: protein MLVKLSTITTLYRRFTKNQVLTEGHLNEIVDYFDDQDRISRIGLSGVGIICGFKVSYSPVSKDITITQGSGITTDGDLIQLYKSTPNGGKIIDFESKQYTHYKVYDNKKAAYKPYFYDGSKQLEIFELLTAEQQLIESANTYPIHYLKKNTGLEVTDAVVLLYIESYEKDSDLCVSLSCDNQGLEIIGNHKALLVSKTVAAQINTHDKIISKIKFSNLYYKLPELVSNRIVLQPEDFSSYYEIKRKFTNGLFRNNVVARLQDGFEILLTPLKMPTILDSIKKNLAALYSFDEKNVPPDFQYRYDLLNDLIDTYNEIRLLLSNMDYDFCFPDIKSFPKHLMLGEVQKSGPCFEYRHSFYKSPLLTGQNLSTCNDCLPFDTLNEPGKKDTINEFIVDLEGKEITICYGKNTDLQQLYSLIKRCVQLLANYNVNYTYIKITPSFELGLLGKKAIPFYNNVGDHLIELWDYEKTTIGQQRNNRSYHDNLLNTKWPNEMVSDHNFYRIEGHQGTDYKKALKTIQAIRRQYGLGFNVVVLGVKAYDAKKIVENYTSYYLNKNHGYEHKSGVAPGGTFVMIYIEGEYSQYPYYYGYGYPYEYPRGNSLAGDFEKEGDKKEPGESIVINPVIADFTLPYLCCDDNFITLSLPMNHICFDETTPYFPFHVTPTGGFVKADVDEDLNGGVTKNQYGEFVFDPKLVSEELIGKPITFTVNNFETNCQITIFRKPKFDFTFVFPKSLHKDGVVVDFSISGENQKDMKYVWDFGDGSEPVATTEAKIQHIYAYEVPAKESYSFQVKVTGENGNCNAQAQHPVTFEVPVVVSIDTKNICKNDLKPHVLTIEPNSKKTVLSGPGVSQNDAGQYIFIGNNVPKDVDQVVILINGKPSNLTIIMQNPPVALFSHSIRNNQIAFSNKSTDALKYIWNIEEEIIETDATEAIIRPTSLYKNDVIKVSLSALNKRCGESIDGPRDIRIREKPTENPCLTNAVEFVKKTNLTFEKINQQPELQKFSKETLSLITEIQKQFASVEKETSAYINGDFNTALPEMYNELVYHNLLLGSKNARMEEEKTVLSFLNESHISLFYTIIKCQPAELINKFEKPFTTITARIDSLLQGFVKNQYKTDPKGTLKSFLTDQKIPFKDIKFILEAIESQLKSLN from the coding sequence ATGTTAGTAAAACTTTCAACCATAACAACGCTGTACCGAAGATTCACTAAAAATCAGGTACTAACAGAAGGACATCTTAACGAGATTGTAGATTATTTTGATGATCAGGATCGTATTTCCAGAATTGGTCTTAGTGGTGTCGGCATCATTTGCGGATTTAAGGTTTCATACAGCCCCGTTTCAAAAGACATTACCATAACTCAAGGCAGCGGTATCACAACCGACGGTGATCTTATACAGTTGTACAAGTCTACTCCAAACGGCGGAAAAATTATTGATTTTGAAAGTAAACAATACACTCATTATAAAGTATACGACAACAAAAAAGCGGCTTACAAACCTTATTTTTACGATGGTTCAAAACAGCTTGAGATCTTCGAACTTTTAACTGCCGAACAGCAGCTTATCGAAAGTGCCAATACTTATCCGATACATTATCTTAAAAAAAATACCGGATTAGAGGTAACGGATGCTGTCGTTCTTTTGTATATCGAATCGTATGAAAAAGATTCCGATCTCTGTGTCAGTCTTTCCTGCGACAATCAAGGACTGGAAATTATCGGTAATCACAAAGCCTTATTGGTAAGCAAAACCGTTGCGGCGCAGATAAACACTCATGATAAAATCATTAGCAAAATCAAATTCTCTAACCTGTATTACAAACTTCCGGAACTGGTCTCTAACCGCATTGTATTACAGCCCGAAGATTTTAGCAGTTATTATGAAATCAAAAGAAAATTCACCAATGGTCTGTTCAGAAACAATGTAGTGGCCAGACTGCAAGACGGTTTTGAGATCCTATTGACCCCTTTAAAAATGCCAACTATATTGGATTCTATAAAAAAGAATCTGGCTGCTCTGTACAGTTTTGATGAAAAAAATGTCCCACCTGATTTTCAGTACCGATACGATCTGCTCAACGATTTAATTGATACTTACAATGAGATCAGACTTTTATTATCAAATATGGACTATGATTTTTGCTTTCCGGACATCAAATCATTCCCCAAACACTTAATGCTGGGAGAAGTGCAGAAAAGTGGTCCTTGTTTTGAATACCGACATTCTTTTTACAAATCACCATTGCTCACGGGACAAAACCTTAGCACCTGTAACGATTGCCTGCCTTTTGACACACTTAACGAACCCGGGAAGAAAGACACCATTAACGAATTTATTGTCGATTTAGAAGGTAAAGAAATTACAATCTGTTATGGAAAAAATACAGATTTGCAGCAATTGTACAGTCTGATAAAACGCTGCGTACAATTATTAGCAAACTACAATGTAAACTATACTTATATAAAAATCACTCCTAGTTTTGAATTGGGTTTGCTTGGTAAAAAAGCAATTCCATTTTACAATAACGTGGGCGATCATCTTATTGAACTTTGGGATTACGAAAAAACCACTATCGGACAACAGCGCAATAACAGAAGTTATCACGATAACTTATTGAATACAAAATGGCCTAACGAAATGGTCTCAGATCACAACTTCTACAGAATCGAAGGGCATCAGGGTACAGACTACAAAAAAGCACTAAAAACGATTCAGGCCATCAGACGTCAGTACGGTTTAGGATTCAATGTTGTTGTACTTGGAGTAAAAGCCTATGACGCGAAAAAAATAGTTGAAAATTATACCTCCTACTATCTGAACAAAAATCACGGATACGAGCACAAATCCGGTGTGGCACCCGGAGGCACATTTGTCATGATCTATATCGAAGGAGAGTACAGTCAATATCCTTATTATTACGGCTATGGTTATCCTTACGAATATCCGCGTGGAAATTCACTCGCAGGCGATTTTGAAAAAGAAGGCGATAAAAAAGAACCCGGAGAATCTATCGTGATAAATCCCGTAATAGCCGATTTTACCTTGCCGTATTTATGCTGCGATGATAATTTCATCACCCTATCCTTACCTATGAATCATATCTGCTTTGATGAAACAACACCTTACTTCCCCTTTCACGTAACACCAACCGGAGGTTTTGTAAAAGCCGATGTAGACGAAGATTTGAATGGCGGAGTGACCAAAAATCAGTATGGAGAATTTGTTTTTGATCCAAAATTGGTCAGTGAAGAACTCATCGGAAAACCGATAACTTTTACAGTCAATAATTTTGAAACCAACTGTCAAATAACCATTTTCAGAAAACCAAAATTTGATTTCACCTTTGTCTTCCCGAAATCGCTTCATAAGGATGGGGTTGTGGTTGATTTTAGTATTAGCGGTGAGAATCAGAAAGACATGAAATATGTTTGGGATTTTGGTGATGGCAGTGAACCTGTTGCCACTACTGAAGCAAAAATTCAACATATTTATGCCTATGAAGTACCCGCTAAAGAAAGCTATAGTTTTCAGGTAAAAGTTACAGGTGAAAACGGAAACTGTAATGCTCAGGCACAGCATCCGGTGACTTTTGAAGTGCCTGTAGTAGTAAGCATCGATACTAAAAACATCTGTAAAAATGATCTCAAACCACATGTTTTAACCATTGAACCGAATAGCAAGAAAACCGTCTTATCAGGCCCGGGAGTCTCCCAAAATGATGCCGGTCAGTACATTTTTATCGGCAATAATGTTCCTAAAGATGTCGATCAGGTGGTTATACTAATAAACGGTAAACCTTCGAATCTTACTATTATAATGCAGAATCCACCTGTAGCTTTGTTTAGCCATTCAATCAGAAATAATCAGATTGCCTTTAGCAACAAATCCACGGATGCTCTAAAATACATCTGGAACATTGAAGAAGAGATAATCGAAACCGATGCTACAGAAGCCATCATACGACCAACTTCGCTATACAAAAACGACGTGATCAAAGTATCCCTTTCTGCACTCAACAAAAGATGCGGCGAATCAATAGACGGTCCGAGAGATATCCGAATTCGCGAAAAACCGACTGAAAATCCCTGTCTGACCAATGCAGTAGAATTCGTCAAAAAAACGAACCTGACTTTTGAAAAAATCAACCAGCAGCCTGAATTACAAAAATTTAGTAAAGAGACTCTTTCGCTGATTACTGAAATTCAAAAACAATTTGCAAGTGTTGAAAAAGAAACCAGTGCTTATATCAATGGAGATTTTAATACTGCATTACCCGAGATGTATAATGAGCTTGTATACCACAATTTATTACTGGGTTCAAAAAATGCAAGAATGGAAGAGGAAAAAACAGTACTGAGTTTCCTTAACGAAAGTCATATCTCGCTTTTCTATACCATCATAAAATGCCAGCCCGCAGAACTCATAAATAAATTCGAAAAACCCTTTACAACCATTACGGCACGTATAGACAGCTTGTTACAAGGTTTTGTAAAAAATCAGTATAAGACCGATCCTAAAGGAACCTTAAAAAGTTTCTTAACCGATCAGAAGATTCCGTTTAAGGACATCAAATTTATTCTGGAAGCCATCGAATCACAACTAAAAAGCTTAAACTAA
- a CDS encoding baseplate J/gp47 family protein has translation MCNNSDHTNDTLFKRNGTDQGDRVNSILDPHNLELHDFDREDWFLFTYNFAKQVNFFDTNNSKKASGNWQEIFDHFGYSKKDIPNRKDKDYTLLKESISETLRDIEFEGTLTPHMTLFICFLKLLELSKERFNKITKKHLDFFYKDILQIEKLAAKPDQVHVIFELAKKSTEERIEAQTQLDAGKDALGNKLIYKTTEELVANKAQITALKSVYNDITLGEIKCSQVANSLDGKGESLKEGSKYWLPFGYTSNEEKYTELEAARLGFTIASPLLQLKEGERNIDITVTFNEAFTFDTEPFKEPITVNDLVDNISIFCSGEKAWLGPFKLIGTAATSGIAGKQLRLVFQISKDTPSVVNYNQKKLGEHFSTTEPVIRFLIRTEDKKGHYLFRNLVTKTVSSIGVKVDVKDVKSLLLESDTGLLNAEKPFYPFTTQPTSGSSFLIDYPEMFSKKWKNINVSIKWKNTPKSFKTHYQAYKKKYQDTTISQTLFFNGMFLEEIIKDKAVNQPEDPEPKADAVAINIPKKSNLILNTVDTDLIVDSDAYFKGNVSLLNKENWETKITDTTLFTLKDGVYVTEFPLAGDGYDIDKSGPIRLTLNQSLLHSLYPKIYTLAVMSKIADTLIPNEAYTPFVETISLDYTAEETVNFTHQTEVEYQSERIRLFHEAPFGQSEEHSYLKNVARQKGVLDANSALTSRLVPDYCKGGEFYIGLEEAETLQQVALLVQILEGSENPQVDSFVGRQKIEWFVLCNNQWKNIENEILANSTDNFLKSGILKFAIPKQATKTNTLFPDNLIWVRAKMHKAYDAVCKIIDIKTQVVTAEFYNHNNELSHLEKGLPAETISKLITRITQVKSVAQPFNSFNGKAQESDETYYKRVSERLRHKNRAITLWDYEHLILQEFPEVFRVKCLNHTNNEKESFLSPGDITLIVVPDIINKNVFDLYEPRVNTATLNKIRNYISNLNSMHVEAAVINPEYEKVIIKLNVRFYAQYDENFYKKQLNEDITKFLSPWAFDTTQDILFGIELHRSTIIDYIEKLYYVDYLAELEMAKLKDNTESENPNDITYQATLDFLPVLSPSNPKRILVSVKNHIISTKINSCTTPNFQSEESCQY, from the coding sequence ATGTGTAACAACAGCGACCATACCAACGATACCTTATTTAAAAGAAATGGCACCGATCAGGGCGACCGCGTGAATAGTATTCTCGATCCCCACAATTTGGAGCTCCATGACTTTGATAGGGAAGACTGGTTTCTTTTTACCTATAATTTTGCCAAACAGGTTAACTTTTTTGACACCAACAACAGCAAAAAAGCTTCCGGAAACTGGCAGGAAATTTTTGATCATTTTGGCTATTCGAAAAAAGACATTCCAAACAGAAAAGACAAAGATTATACGCTTCTGAAAGAAAGTATTTCGGAAACACTTCGGGATATTGAATTCGAAGGCACGTTAACGCCTCACATGACCCTTTTTATCTGTTTCCTGAAATTATTGGAACTGTCTAAAGAGCGCTTTAATAAAATTACCAAAAAACATCTCGATTTCTTTTACAAGGATATTTTACAAATCGAAAAACTCGCTGCAAAACCAGATCAGGTACATGTTATTTTCGAGCTGGCTAAAAAAAGTACCGAAGAACGAATCGAAGCGCAAACACAATTGGATGCGGGAAAAGATGCTTTAGGCAACAAACTTATCTATAAAACAACCGAAGAATTAGTTGCCAACAAAGCTCAAATTACAGCGCTTAAGAGTGTTTATAATGATATCACGCTAGGGGAGATAAAATGCAGCCAGGTGGCCAACTCTCTTGATGGAAAGGGAGAAAGTCTTAAGGAAGGATCCAAGTACTGGTTGCCGTTTGGATATACTTCTAATGAAGAAAAATATACTGAACTGGAAGCTGCCAGACTTGGCTTTACCATCGCTTCACCCTTATTGCAACTAAAAGAAGGCGAAAGAAATATCGATATTACCGTTACCTTCAATGAGGCTTTTACTTTTGATACCGAACCGTTCAAAGAACCCATTACCGTCAATGATCTTGTTGATAATATCAGCATTTTCTGCAGTGGCGAAAAAGCATGGCTTGGTCCTTTTAAACTTATAGGAACAGCTGCTACTTCAGGTATTGCGGGAAAGCAATTGCGATTGGTGTTTCAAATTTCAAAAGATACCCCCTCTGTTGTAAACTATAATCAAAAGAAATTAGGAGAACATTTCTCAACTACAGAACCTGTTATCCGATTTTTAATTCGTACAGAAGACAAAAAAGGACATTATTTATTTAGAAATCTGGTGACCAAAACCGTCAGCAGCATTGGTGTTAAAGTAGACGTAAAAGATGTAAAATCACTATTACTCGAAAGCGATACCGGTTTACTAAATGCCGAAAAACCTTTCTATCCTTTTACCACACAGCCTACCAGCGGTTCCTCATTTCTTATTGATTATCCGGAAATGTTTTCCAAAAAATGGAAGAATATCAACGTCTCTATAAAATGGAAAAACACCCCCAAATCTTTTAAAACGCACTATCAGGCCTACAAAAAGAAATATCAGGATACCACCATAAGCCAGACTCTTTTCTTTAACGGAATGTTTCTGGAAGAAATTATAAAAGACAAAGCCGTAAATCAGCCGGAAGATCCTGAGCCTAAAGCAGATGCTGTCGCCATAAATATTCCAAAAAAAAGTAATTTGATTCTTAACACCGTCGACACCGATCTTATTGTAGACTCCGATGCTTATTTTAAAGGTAATGTATCTCTCTTAAATAAAGAAAACTGGGAAACTAAAATTACAGACACTACTTTGTTTACGCTAAAAGACGGGGTTTATGTAACCGAATTTCCTTTAGCAGGAGACGGTTACGACATTGACAAAAGCGGCCCGATCCGATTGACGCTAAACCAATCGTTGCTGCACTCTTTGTACCCCAAAATATATACACTCGCTGTTATGAGTAAAATTGCGGATACCCTGATTCCGAATGAAGCTTATACGCCATTTGTCGAAACCATTAGTTTAGATTATACGGCGGAGGAAACGGTCAATTTTACCCATCAAACCGAAGTCGAATATCAGTCAGAACGAATCCGATTATTTCATGAAGCTCCATTTGGACAGAGTGAAGAACATTCTTATTTAAAAAATGTTGCCAGACAGAAAGGGGTTTTGGATGCTAATAGCGCTCTTACAAGCCGTCTCGTTCCTGATTATTGCAAAGGAGGCGAATTTTACATCGGTCTTGAGGAAGCCGAAACTTTACAGCAGGTTGCTTTATTGGTGCAGATACTTGAAGGAAGCGAAAATCCACAGGTAGACTCTTTCGTGGGGAGACAAAAAATAGAATGGTTTGTTCTTTGTAACAATCAATGGAAAAATATCGAGAATGAAATTTTAGCCAATTCTACCGATAATTTTTTAAAGTCGGGGATACTGAAATTTGCGATTCCAAAACAGGCTACCAAAACAAATACTTTATTTCCGGACAACCTGATCTGGGTAAGAGCAAAAATGCATAAAGCTTATGATGCCGTCTGCAAAATAATCGATATTAAAACACAAGTGGTTACAGCCGAATTTTACAACCACAATAACGAATTGTCTCATTTAGAAAAAGGATTGCCCGCTGAAACGATTTCTAAACTCATTACCCGCATCACACAGGTGAAAAGTGTCGCACAGCCTTTTAATTCTTTTAACGGAAAAGCACAGGAATCAGACGAGACCTATTACAAACGGGTAAGTGAACGTCTTCGCCACAAAAACAGAGCGATAACGCTATGGGATTATGAGCATCTTATCCTTCAGGAGTTTCCGGAAGTTTTCAGAGTAAAATGCCTGAACCATACCAATAATGAAAAGGAATCCTTTCTTTCTCCCGGAGATATTACTCTTATAGTGGTCCCGGATATTATAAACAAAAATGTATTTGACCTTTATGAACCAAGAGTAAATACGGCTACCTTAAATAAGATTCGAAATTACATCAGCAATCTCAACAGTATGCATGTCGAAGCCGCTGTAATTAATCCGGAATACGAGAAGGTGATCATCAAACTCAATGTGCGGTTTTATGCTCAATACGATGAAAACTTTTATAAAAAACAGCTCAATGAAGATATCACCAAATTTTTGTCGCCGTGGGCATTTGACACCACTCAGGACATCCTTTTCGGAATTGAATTACACCGGAGTACGATCATTGACTATATCGAAAAATTATACTATGTAGATTATTTAGCAGAGTTAGAAATGGCGAAACTCAAAGACAATACCGAATCAGAAAATCCGAACGATATTACTTATCAGGCAACACTGGATTTCTTGCCGGTACTGTCACCGTCTAACCCAAAACGCATACTGGTGTCGGTAAAAAATCATATCATTTCTACAAAAATCAACAGTTGTACAACACCTAATTTTCAATCCGAAGAGTCATGTCAATACTAA